One genomic segment of Hymenobacter psoromatis includes these proteins:
- the rplC gene encoding 50S ribosomal protein L3, translated as MPGIIGKKIGMTSLFTPDGKNIPCTLIEAGPCVVTQVKTVENDGYNAVQLGYGEKKAKSTTKALAGHFAKASTTPKRRLVEFRTDDLATFTLGSTVETTLFAEGEFVDVVGTSKGKGFQGVVKRYNFQGVGGQTHGQHNRLRHPGSIGACSWPSRVFKGMRMGGRMGTDRVKIQNLKVMRIVADKNLILVSGSVPGAKNGYVVLEK; from the coding sequence ATGCCTGGCATCATCGGTAAAAAAATCGGTATGACAAGCCTCTTCACTCCGGACGGGAAAAACATTCCCTGCACGCTCATCGAAGCGGGTCCGTGCGTAGTGACGCAGGTTAAGACTGTCGAAAACGACGGCTACAACGCCGTGCAGCTCGGTTACGGCGAGAAAAAAGCCAAAAGTACCACCAAGGCCTTGGCTGGCCACTTTGCTAAAGCTAGCACCACTCCTAAGAGACGTTTGGTCGAGTTCCGCACCGACGACCTCGCTACGTTCACGCTTGGCAGCACGGTAGAAACCACGCTGTTCGCCGAAGGTGAGTTTGTTGACGTAGTGGGCACCTCGAAAGGCAAAGGCTTTCAGGGGGTTGTGAAGCGCTACAACTTTCAGGGGGTAGGCGGCCAAACCCACGGTCAGCATAACCGTCTGCGTCACCCCGGCTCTATCGGTGCGTGCTCGTGGCCTTCGCGCGTATTCAAAGGAATGCGCATGGGTGGCCGCATGGGCACCGACCGCGTCAAGATTCAGAACCTGAAGGTGATGCGCATTGTAGCCGATAAGAACCTGATTCTGGTGAGCGGCTCAGTGCCCGGTGCCAAGAATGGCTACGTGGTTCTGGAGAAATAA
- the rplD gene encoding 50S ribosomal protein L4 produces MELSVFNSKGEDTGRKVTLSDAVFGHEPNEHVMYLDVKQYLANQRQGTHKSKERAEISRTTKKLKKQKGTGGARAGSMKSGVFVGGGRMFGPRPRDYGFKLNKKTKRVARLSALSVLARDGKVALVENLAFSAPRTKDFVAVLNGLKLNNGRKTLYVAGEAADKNLLLSARNVQKVKISTAVGLNTHDLLNTDTLLISEDGLRSLEQLYTTNSAE; encoded by the coding sequence ATGGAACTGTCCGTATTCAATAGCAAAGGCGAAGACACCGGCCGCAAGGTTACGCTGTCCGACGCCGTGTTTGGCCACGAGCCGAACGAGCACGTCATGTACCTCGACGTGAAGCAGTACCTGGCCAACCAGCGCCAGGGTACGCACAAATCGAAGGAGCGCGCCGAAATCTCCCGCACCACCAAAAAGTTGAAGAAGCAGAAAGGCACCGGTGGTGCCCGTGCTGGTTCGATGAAGTCGGGTGTGTTCGTGGGTGGTGGTCGCATGTTTGGTCCGCGCCCGCGCGACTACGGCTTCAAGCTGAACAAGAAAACCAAGCGCGTCGCGCGCCTGTCGGCCCTTTCGGTGCTGGCTCGTGATGGCAAAGTGGCTTTGGTTGAAAACCTGGCGTTCAGCGCTCCCCGCACGAAAGACTTTGTAGCCGTTTTGAATGGCTTGAAGCTCAACAATGGTCGCAAGACTTTGTACGTGGCTGGCGAGGCTGCTGATAAAAACCTGCTTCTCAGCGCTCGCAACGTGCAGAAAGTGAAGATTTCGACCGCCGTGGGCCTTAATACTCATGACCTGTTGAATACCGATACGCTACTCATCAGCGAGGACGGCCTGCGCTCGCTGGAGCAATTATACACTACTAACTCCGCCGAATAA
- the rplW gene encoding 50S ribosomal protein L23 → MSTLKRPIITEKATSLTETGRYVFEVERTANKVQIKKDIEQLYGVSVTSINTMRTIGKIKSKSTKGGQVSGRRAHGKKAVVTLKDGDIIDFYGNI, encoded by the coding sequence ATGAGCACGCTGAAACGCCCCATTATCACCGAGAAGGCTACCAGCCTCACCGAAACCGGCCGCTACGTATTCGAAGTGGAACGCACGGCCAACAAGGTGCAGATTAAAAAGGACATCGAGCAGCTTTATGGTGTCAGCGTGACCAGCATCAACACGATGCGCACAATTGGCAAAATCAAGTCGAAGTCTACCAAAGGTGGCCAGGTTTCGGGTCGTCGCGCTCACGGCAAAAAAGCCGTCGTGACCCTGAAAGATGGTGACATCATTGATTTCTACGGCAATATTTAA
- the rplB gene encoding 50S ribosomal protein L2: MALKKLRPTTPGQRFRVAPAFDELTTSTPEKSLLTSLKKSGGRNASGKMSNRYIGGGHKTQYRIVDFKRDKAGVPATVKTIEYDPNRTARIALLHYADGEKRYIIAPAGLNVDTVIVSGPGVAPEVGNALPLREMPLGTIVHNIELQPGQGAAIARSAGTYAQLVARQDRYATLKLPSGEMRMVLVTCTATVGTVSNGDHMNVVMGKAGRNRWAGRRPRVRGVAMNPVDHPMGGGEGKSSGGHPRSRKGLLAKGFKTRDKKKHSETLIVSRKGKK, translated from the coding sequence ATGGCACTTAAAAAACTCAGACCAACCACGCCAGGCCAACGCTTCCGCGTGGCCCCGGCCTTCGACGAACTAACGACGTCGACGCCGGAGAAGTCGTTGCTGACCTCGCTCAAAAAGAGCGGTGGCCGTAACGCTTCGGGTAAAATGTCGAACCGCTACATTGGCGGTGGACATAAAACCCAGTATCGTATCGTGGACTTCAAGCGTGACAAAGCCGGCGTTCCGGCCACGGTGAAGACCATTGAGTACGACCCTAACCGTACCGCTCGTATTGCCTTGCTACACTACGCCGACGGCGAGAAGCGCTACATCATCGCCCCTGCGGGTCTGAATGTAGATACCGTTATCGTATCGGGTCCGGGTGTAGCTCCCGAAGTTGGCAATGCGTTGCCGCTCCGCGAAATGCCTCTCGGTACTATCGTGCATAACATCGAGTTGCAGCCCGGTCAGGGTGCCGCCATTGCGCGCTCAGCTGGCACGTATGCCCAGCTCGTAGCTCGGCAAGACCGGTACGCTACACTGAAATTGCCTTCCGGTGAGATGCGTATGGTACTCGTTACCTGCACCGCTACGGTAGGTACAGTATCGAACGGTGACCACATGAACGTGGTGATGGGTAAAGCTGGCCGTAACCGTTGGGCTGGTCGTCGCCCCCGCGTTCGTGGGGTAGCGATGAACCCGGTTGACCACCCAATGGGTGGTGGCGAGGGTAAATCGTCGGGTGGTCATCCACGTAGTCGCAAAGGCTTGTTGGCAAAAGGCTTCAAGACTCGCGACAAGAAAAAGCATTCCGAAACCCTGATTGTCAGCCGCAAAGGCAAGAAGTAA
- the rpsS gene encoding 30S ribosomal protein S19 produces the protein MARSLKKGPYIDFRLEKKVEALESAGKKSVVKTWSRRSMISPDFVGHTFAVHNGNKFIPVYVTENMVGHKLGEFAPTRNFRGHVAKKDKGKR, from the coding sequence ATGGCACGTTCACTCAAAAAAGGGCCGTACATTGACTTCCGGCTCGAGAAAAAGGTAGAAGCGCTGGAAAGCGCTGGCAAGAAGTCGGTGGTTAAAACCTGGTCGCGGCGCTCGATGATTTCGCCCGACTTCGTAGGCCACACCTTCGCAGTCCACAACGGGAACAAGTTCATCCCGGTCTATGTAACTGAAAACATGGTCGGCCACAAGCTCGGCGAGTTTGCGCCTACGCGCAACTTCCGTGGTCACGTCGCCAAAAAAGATAAAGGCAAGCGTTAA
- the rplV gene encoding 50S ribosomal protein L22, which translates to MEAVAKLRNVPTSPRKMRLVANLVRGKRVTQALGLLRFEANSGAERVEKLLLSALANWQQKNPEERIEDANLCVTEIMIDEGRQLKRLRPAPQGRGHRIRKRSNHITLTVGPQRESQMSKKELNALTRLAATPTETPANA; encoded by the coding sequence ATGGAAGCAGTAGCCAAACTCCGTAACGTGCCTACCTCGCCGCGCAAGATGCGCCTGGTAGCCAATCTGGTTCGCGGTAAGCGCGTAACCCAGGCCCTCGGTCTGCTCCGCTTCGAGGCAAACTCGGGCGCTGAGCGCGTCGAGAAGCTGCTCCTGTCGGCCCTGGCCAACTGGCAGCAGAAGAACCCCGAGGAGCGCATTGAAGATGCCAACCTTTGTGTGACCGAAATCATGATTGATGAAGGTCGTCAGCTAAAGCGCCTGCGCCCCGCCCCCCAGGGCCGTGGTCACCGCATACGCAAGCGCTCGAACCACATCACGCTGACGGTTGGTCCGCAGCGTGAGTCGCAGATGTCGAAGAAAGAGCTTAACGCGCTAACTCGCCTCGCTGCTACCCCCACTGAAACCCCCGCCAACGCTTAA
- the rpsC gene encoding 30S ribosomal protein S3, translating to MGQKVNPVGFRLGVIKGWDSNWYGGKDFADKLVEDEKIRKYINARIQKGGISRIVIERTLKRITITINTARPGVVIGKGGQEVDKIKDELKEITKKDVQINIFEIKRPELDARLVGESIAQQLAARISFRRAMKMSIQAAMRAGAEGIKIQCGGRLGGAEIARSEQYKEGRTPLHTLRADIDYALSEAQTVYGKIGIKVWVMRGEVFGKPDLSPNQVPAGQQGGEGGRGNDRGPRRDGDRNDRGPRRDGDRGGDRGPRRDGPAGGGNRGGQGGAPAGGGNRGGQGGGPAGGGNRGGQGGGPRR from the coding sequence ATGGGACAGAAAGTAAATCCCGTTGGTTTCCGACTCGGCGTTATTAAAGGCTGGGACTCAAACTGGTACGGCGGCAAGGATTTTGCCGACAAGCTCGTTGAAGACGAGAAAATTCGCAAGTACATCAACGCCCGTATCCAGAAGGGTGGTATCTCGCGCATCGTTATCGAGCGCACCCTAAAGCGGATTACCATCACCATCAACACGGCTCGTCCGGGTGTGGTAATTGGTAAAGGTGGCCAGGAAGTAGATAAGATTAAGGACGAACTCAAGGAAATCACCAAGAAGGACGTTCAAATCAACATCTTCGAGATTAAGCGCCCCGAGCTGGACGCTCGCCTGGTAGGTGAGAGCATTGCTCAGCAGTTGGCTGCTCGTATCTCGTTCCGTCGCGCGATGAAGATGTCTATCCAGGCTGCGATGCGGGCTGGTGCTGAAGGTATCAAAATCCAGTGCGGTGGTCGCCTAGGTGGTGCTGAGATTGCCCGTTCGGAGCAGTACAAAGAAGGTCGTACCCCGCTGCACACGCTGCGCGCTGATATCGACTACGCTTTGTCGGAAGCCCAAACGGTTTATGGCAAAATCGGCATCAAGGTGTGGGTAATGCGCGGTGAGGTGTTCGGCAAGCCCGACCTCTCACCCAACCAGGTTCCTGCTGGTCAGCAAGGTGGCGAAGGTGGACGCGGCAACGACCGTGGCCCGCGCCGCGATGGTGACCGCAACGACCGTGGCCCGCGTCGCGATGGCGACCGTGGTGGTGACCGTGGCCCTCGTCGTGATGGTCCCGCCGGTGGCGGTAACCGTGGTGGCCAGGGTGGTGCTCCTGCTGGCGGTGGCAACCGTGGTGGTCAAGGTGGTGGCCCCGCTGGCGGTGGCAACCGCGGCGGCCAGGGTGGCGGCCCCCGTCGCTAG
- the rplP gene encoding 50S ribosomal protein L16: protein MLQPKRTKYRKMQKGRVTGLAYRGSSIDFGSFALKSLEISWITARQIEAARIAMTRAMKREGQVWIRIFPDKPITKKPAEVRMGKGKGSPEYWVACVKPGQIMFESDGVSLETAKESLRLAAQKLPVRTSFVVRRDYVENAA from the coding sequence ATGTTACAACCGAAAAGGACCAAGTATCGCAAGATGCAAAAGGGTCGCGTAACAGGCCTAGCCTACCGCGGCAGCTCCATAGACTTCGGTTCGTTCGCGCTTAAGTCACTGGAAATCTCTTGGATTACGGCTCGCCAGATTGAGGCTGCCCGTATTGCCATGACCCGTGCCATGAAACGCGAAGGGCAAGTATGGATTCGCATTTTCCCAGATAAGCCAATTACCAAGAAGCCTGCTGAAGTGCGGATGGGTAAGGGTAAAGGTTCGCCCGAGTATTGGGTAGCCTGCGTGAAGCCTGGCCAAATCATGTTTGAATCGGATGGCGTGAGCCTCGAGACCGCAAAAGAGTCGCTGCGTTTGGCTGCTCAGAAGCTGCCGGTTCGTACCTCATTTGTAGTTCGCCGCGACTACGTAGAGAACGCTGCTTAA
- the rpmC gene encoding 50S ribosomal protein L29 produces the protein MKNEEIRALLVDDLRTQLKTEQTNGQQMRFAHAISPLENPGRLKANRKTVARLQTEVSRRNNEQASNPAQ, from the coding sequence ATGAAAAACGAAGAAATCCGCGCCCTGTTGGTAGACGACCTGCGCACTCAGCTTAAAACCGAGCAAACCAACGGTCAGCAGATGCGCTTTGCGCATGCTATCAGCCCGCTCGAAAACCCCGGCCGCCTGAAGGCCAACCGCAAAACCGTTGCTCGCCTGCAAACGGAAGTTTCGCGTCGGAACAATGAGCAGGCTTCTAACCCCGCTCAATAA
- the rpsQ gene encoding 30S ribosomal protein S17, with protein MEPTQENLLPAHDNASDRNMRKEIVGKVTSSKMDKSITVAVVAKHQHPIYGKFVSKTTKFHAHDEKNECGEGDLVRIMSTRPLSKTKRWRLVEIVERAK; from the coding sequence ATGGAACCGACTCAAGAAAACCTGTTGCCGGCCCACGACAATGCTTCTGACCGCAACATGCGCAAGGAGATTGTGGGTAAGGTGACCAGCAGCAAGATGGACAAGTCCATCACGGTTGCGGTAGTTGCGAAACACCAGCACCCAATTTATGGTAAGTTCGTGAGCAAGACCACCAAGTTCCACGCCCACGACGAGAAAAACGAGTGCGGCGAAGGTGACCTGGTGCGTATCATGAGCACCCGCCCCCTGAGCAAGACCAAGCGCTGGCGCCTGGTTGAAATTGTTGAACGTGCTAAATAA
- the rplN gene encoding 50S ribosomal protein L14: protein MIQQESRLMVADNSGAKEVLCIRVLGGTGKKYATVGDKIVVAIKSAIPSGNAKKGTVSKAVIVRVKKEIRRKDGSYIRFDDNAAVLLNNNDEPRGTRIFGPVARELREKQFMKIVSLAPEVI from the coding sequence ATGATACAGCAAGAATCCCGCCTCATGGTGGCCGACAATAGCGGCGCCAAGGAAGTGCTCTGCATCCGCGTACTGGGTGGCACGGGCAAGAAGTACGCTACGGTTGGTGATAAAATCGTAGTAGCTATCAAGTCGGCAATTCCTTCGGGCAATGCTAAGAAAGGTACTGTTAGCAAAGCTGTTATTGTGCGCGTGAAGAAAGAAATCCGTCGTAAGGACGGTTCTTACATCCGCTTCGACGACAACGCTGCTGTACTGCTCAACAACAATGACGAGCCCCGCGGCACGCGCATTTTCGGGCCGGTGGCCCGCGAGCTGCGCGAGAAGCAGTTCATGAAAATCGTATCGCTGGCCCCTGAAGTAATCTAA
- the rplX gene encoding 50S ribosomal protein L24, protein MATKAKAPAVHLHVKSGDLVKVIAGDERGKTGTIKSVNRSTQRVIIEGLNLVTKHNKPSAKNPQGGITKIESPMHVSNVKKVDSANS, encoded by the coding sequence ATGGCAACCAAAGCAAAAGCCCCGGCCGTGCACCTGCACGTGAAATCCGGCGACCTCGTGAAGGTTATTGCCGGCGACGAGCGCGGCAAAACCGGCACCATCAAATCGGTGAATCGCTCTACGCAGCGCGTTATCATTGAAGGACTGAATCTGGTAACGAAGCACAATAAGCCGAGTGCCAAGAATCCCCAGGGTGGTATCACCAAAATCGAGAGCCCGATGCACGTGTCAAACGTGAAGAAGGTTGATTCGGCCAACTCTTAA
- the rplE gene encoding 50S ribosomal protein L5, giving the protein MARLKDKYQKEVVPALQEKFQFKSIMQVPRITKICINRGIGAAVADKKLVDNGVEELTTITGQKAVPTIAKRSVSNFKLREGMPIGARVTLRGERMYEFLDRLLTVALPRVRDFKGINDKGFDGRGNYTLGVKEQIIFPEISIDKIKGISGMDITFVTTAENDEQSYELLRAFGMPFANAKKEAE; this is encoded by the coding sequence ATGGCTCGACTGAAAGATAAATATCAGAAAGAAGTAGTACCCGCGCTCCAGGAGAAATTCCAGTTCAAGAGCATCATGCAGGTACCGCGTATCACCAAAATCTGCATCAACCGGGGCATCGGTGCCGCTGTTGCTGACAAGAAATTGGTTGACAACGGGGTAGAGGAGTTGACGACTATCACTGGTCAGAAAGCTGTTCCTACCATCGCCAAGCGCTCGGTTTCGAACTTCAAACTCCGGGAAGGTATGCCAATCGGTGCGCGCGTTACGCTGCGCGGCGAGCGGATGTACGAATTCCTGGACCGTCTTTTGACGGTAGCCTTGCCCCGCGTACGGGACTTTAAAGGCATCAATGACAAGGGCTTCGACGGCCGGGGTAACTATACCCTTGGTGTGAAAGAGCAGATTATCTTCCCCGAGATTTCGATTGATAAAATCAAAGGAATCTCCGGTATGGATATCACCTTCGTAACGACTGCCGAAAACGATGAGCAGAGCTACGAGTTGCTCCGCGCCTTCGGTATGCCCTTCGCCAACGCTAAAAAGGAAGCTGAATAA
- the rpsN gene encoding 30S ribosomal protein S14 encodes MAKESIKARARKRIALVARYAEKRKALKAAGDYLGLDKLPRNSSPVRLHNRDMIDGRPRGYMRKFGISRVRFREMALAGKIPGVTKSSW; translated from the coding sequence ATGGCTAAAGAATCCATCAAAGCCCGGGCTCGCAAGCGCATTGCCCTGGTAGCCCGCTATGCTGAGAAGCGTAAGGCACTGAAAGCAGCAGGCGATTACCTTGGCCTCGACAAGCTGCCCCGCAACTCGTCGCCCGTGCGCCTGCATAACCGCGACATGATTGACGGCCGCCCCCGTGGCTACATGCGCAAGTTTGGCATCAGCCGCGTTCGCTTCCGCGAAATGGCGTTGGCTGGTAAAATTCCCGGCGTAACGAAGTCGAGCTGGTAA
- a CDS encoding efflux RND transporter periplasmic adaptor subunit, which translates to MSSRFLSSACALLCSAALVAGCSSAENPVNGSAADDPTPPATAKAPLEAVRVTASQPSQSLNLPGELESYFQTDISPRVGAYVKKLYVDIGDHVHQGQVLADLDAPELTAALNEALSKEKAAEAIFQASRGSYRRLRQTARTAGAVAPLNLDQSRAQAAADSLNVVAARAHYNAAAQMASYLHLTAPFAGVITERNLSPGAAVGQGGPGALPLFKIRQISRLRLRVAVPEAYVADMHQGSTVHFSVKSYPGRTFTGHITRLAGNVQVATRSEQVEIDIPNPGDELKPGMFASAILPITQPQSSLFVPKSAIVNTSERTYIIQVAGGRTKLIDVQAGDENNGQVQVFGNLKAGDVVLKSGSEDIAAQQPVQIAMR; encoded by the coding sequence ATGTCTTCCCGCTTTCTTTCCTCCGCCTGCGCGCTCCTCTGTTCTGCGGCTTTAGTCGCTGGCTGCTCCTCCGCCGAAAACCCGGTCAATGGGTCAGCGGCCGACGACCCTACCCCCCCCGCAACCGCCAAGGCTCCACTGGAGGCGGTGCGTGTCACGGCCTCGCAGCCATCGCAATCGCTCAACCTGCCGGGCGAGTTGGAGAGTTATTTCCAAACGGATATTTCGCCCCGCGTGGGGGCTTACGTTAAAAAACTATACGTTGATATTGGCGACCACGTACACCAGGGCCAGGTGCTGGCTGACCTTGACGCGCCCGAATTAACCGCCGCCCTTAACGAGGCACTTTCGAAGGAAAAAGCCGCCGAAGCCATCTTTCAGGCCAGCCGGGGCAGCTACCGCCGCCTGCGCCAAACGGCTCGCACCGCCGGGGCCGTCGCGCCCCTCAACCTCGACCAGAGCCGGGCCCAAGCAGCCGCCGATAGCCTCAACGTGGTAGCCGCCCGCGCCCACTACAATGCCGCCGCCCAAATGGCCAGCTACCTGCACCTCACAGCCCCCTTCGCCGGCGTCATCACCGAGCGTAACCTCTCGCCCGGCGCGGCCGTGGGCCAGGGTGGCCCCGGAGCCTTACCCCTCTTCAAAATACGGCAAATCAGCCGGTTACGCCTGCGGGTAGCGGTGCCCGAGGCTTACGTCGCCGATATGCACCAAGGCAGCACCGTGCACTTTTCAGTGAAGTCCTACCCCGGCCGCACCTTCACGGGCCACATTACCCGGCTCGCGGGCAACGTGCAGGTTGCCACCCGCTCCGAGCAGGTCGAAATCGACATTCCCAATCCCGGTGATGAGTTGAAGCCCGGTATGTTCGCCTCGGCCATCCTCCCTATCACGCAGCCGCAAAGCAGCCTGTTCGTCCCCAAATCGGCCATCGTCAACACGTCCGAGCGCACCTACATCATCCAGGTAGCCGGCGGCCGCACTAAGCTAATTGACGTGCAAGCCGGCGACGAGAACAACGGTCAGGTGCAAGTATTCGGCAACCTGAAAGCGGGCGATGTAGTGCTGAAATCCGGCAGCGAAGACATCGCCGCGCAACAGCCGGTGCAGATAGCCATGCGGTAG